The genome window TCCCGGAGTGAAACGAAGGGCGCACTTACCCATTTTTATCATTTCATTCAAAAGTGGGCGTTGCGACAGGGGTTTCCCCTGTACCCCATGACCTCGCTTTAGCATGGTCAGCAACTTTTTCAAAGTTGCAAAAATCAAAACCACGGTATGCAGAAATTTAGGTTTTTAAAGTGGCAATTTTTCATTTGAATGAAAGCAACATCTCACGAAGTGACGGACGTTCAGCCGTTGCTTGTGCTGCTTATCGTGCCTGTGAAAAATTAGAGGATCTGACTTTTGGAAAGACTCAGGACTACACTAAAAAAAAGGGACTTGCATACAAAAATATTTATGCACCAGAACATACCAATACAAAACTTTTAGACCGTCAAACACTTTGGAATACAGTAGAAAAAAAAGAATTCAATGCCAATGGCTCAATGAAAGCCAATGCACGACTCGCCAAAGAATATATCTGTGCTTTACCACATGAATTAACAGATGCAGAACGCATAAAAATCGTTGATGACTTTTGCCGAGACTTTGTGAACAAGCACAATGTTATTGTCGATGCCTGCATCCATGCACCACATGAACATAACGATGAAACCAATAATAAAAACTATCACGTACACATGATGTTCACTACCAGACTCATCAATGAAAAAGGCGAATTAGGAAAGAAACAAAGAATCTTCAACGACCATGGTCCCGAGATCCTGAAGGACAGCCGAGCAACTTTTGCCAATGTTGTAAACACAGTATTGGAAAATGCCGGACTAGACGAACGCATCGACCACCGGAGTTACAAGGATCAGGGCTTAGACTTTCTTGAACCCACTCATCATGAAGGGCATGAAGCTACAGCACTTCGCAGACAATATGACGAGGAACAAAAAAGACCGCTTGAAGAACGTAACACTGAAATTGTGCTACCAAGAATTGCACTTGAAAATGATGCAATCAAAGCCAAAAATTTAGATGCTGCACGAGAATACCAACAGATCATCAAGGGCCTTGATCAAGAAATTATTGTTCCAAGTCGATTAGAAGATCAGATTCCCCAGCTGGAAAACGAACTTCAGTTAACCGAAGCAGAAGAAAAAGAGCTTTTAGCAGAATTAGTAAATCTCAACCTAGAAGAAGAACGCCTGCAAGAACAACAGGTTCAACAGATCGACAACGCATATGATGACTTCATCCGGTGCCAGGATATTTATGCAGAATTTGCCAATCAGTTTTACACCATTCAAAGCAATGCTGCTGATAATCAAAAGCAGATTGAATCAAATCTCACCAAGACAAAACGATGGTTAGCAGAAAACAAAAGCGATTTTTACTTACATACCAATAATTTGTTTTATGACTCTTATCATCATACTTACAGAGATATAAAAAAACCTGATTTTTATGCGACTGAAAAATCAGTAGAACAGGCAAAAAATGAGAACTGGAGAGAATACGCAACCGAGGTCGAACAACTTGCTAAAGAATACGATATTGAGAATGTTGTCCAACGCTTAGGCCAATGCTCAGAGATACTGGAAAATAATGGGATTGAACGACCAACGATAAAACCCTCGTTTTGGCAGAAGCTAAAACGAGAGTACGTTCATTCATTCGATACCCTACATGATTTTAATGATGATATGAGTCCCCTCCTTAAAGCAAAACGGGCAGATGATCTCAAAATTGAACAAGAAAGAATGCAGCAAGTACGCCAAGCGGAAGTAGATCGCCAACGAAGAATTGAAAATGATCGCAGAGAAAGTGAATTTAGAGAGCAATTACGTAAAGAACGAGAGCAAAAAGAACAACGCTATGAACAAGAAAGACACGAACGAGAACATTTGGCATTTTTAAAACGCCAAGAATTGGAAAAACAGCAGAAAAATGAGCCTAAAAAACCAGAAAATGAAAATAACAACGATTACCGACCTTGGTGAATGCTGTTTAAACGCAAAAAAATAGGGTTTTTAGCGATGTTTTGCTAAACCACAGTAAGATTATAGTTGAGTTAAGAAAAAACTCTTA of Acinetobacter sp. 10FS3-1 contains these proteins:
- the mobQ gene encoding MobQ family relaxase — translated: MAIFHLNESNISRSDGRSAVACAAYRACEKLEDLTFGKTQDYTKKKGLAYKNIYAPEHTNTKLLDRQTLWNTVEKKEFNANGSMKANARLAKEYICALPHELTDAERIKIVDDFCRDFVNKHNVIVDACIHAPHEHNDETNNKNYHVHMMFTTRLINEKGELGKKQRIFNDHGPEILKDSRATFANVVNTVLENAGLDERIDHRSYKDQGLDFLEPTHHEGHEATALRRQYDEEQKRPLEERNTEIVLPRIALENDAIKAKNLDAAREYQQIIKGLDQEIIVPSRLEDQIPQLENELQLTEAEEKELLAELVNLNLEEERLQEQQVQQIDNAYDDFIRCQDIYAEFANQFYTIQSNAADNQKQIESNLTKTKRWLAENKSDFYLHTNNLFYDSYHHTYRDIKKPDFYATEKSVEQAKNENWREYATEVEQLAKEYDIENVVQRLGQCSEILENNGIERPTIKPSFWQKLKREYVHSFDTLHDFNDDMSPLLKAKRADDLKIEQERMQQVRQAEVDRQRRIENDRRESEFREQLRKEREQKEQRYEQERHEREHLAFLKRQELEKQQKNEPKKPENENNNDYRPW